The DNA sequence ACCAACCACGTAGTGTTGGAAAATATCAGAGTCAAAGCTTACTTTTTGGGATCCCCATCTCTCTCATTCTCTATTTTGCCCTTCTCTTTTAACTCCCAAAATTTCCACTTTGGTTTGACTAATGTCTATATTAGTCTTTATCCATTAATTATTCTTTCATAGTTTATGATTATATTGCTTCAATAACTAAACTTCTTATCTCTCAAATAAAGTTGACTTTCATTCATCACAAATTTGACCCTTCAAAATTAGGACAGGAAAAATAAGGTCAGAATTGTAAATAAGGGAAAATACACGTGGCATCCGCATGTAGCGAGTACCCAAAGAAACAGTGGCCGAGAAAATTTCCCTCCATGGAACATCCTTCCTTCTAGTGTTGGGCTCACTTTTTTCTTTCGTATCATCCGACGTAATTTTCTCGTCCTAGGAAATTTTCCCAAGAGAGGGGTTTcgagtttttgttttctctgttttttctttttctctttggacGTCTTTTGTAGATTTGAGGTCATGGGAAAAGTTGCGGTGGGAGCAGCAGTGATAGGGGCGGCCGCGGTGGTGGCCGTCACGGCTTACATCGTCCGCCGCCGCATGCGGTGCGCGAACGGCAGGGTAAAGGCAATGGAGATTGTGAAGGACTTCGAGGAGGATTGTGCAACCTCGTATTCGAAGCTGAAGCATGTGGCCGATGCTATGACTGTGGAGATGCACGCGGGCCTTGCTTCCGAAGGTGGAAGCAAGCTCAAGATGCTGATCAGCTATGTGGATAATCTCCCAACTGGgtaattgttttcttttggttgtTTGATCCAATGTAGGTCTTTTTTATGATAATTCGACGATCTCGTAATGGGTAtcatgattttgttgatttggtgaattttatgatttgtttgatctGATGTGATTCAGCCATGTGGACAATCTGCCAAATGGGGTTGCTTTtcccttcttctttttgttcttgtgTTTGTTCGAATCCAATGTGGCTCATTTTTACGGTAATTTGATGATCTACATAACCGGTAGAGTGGATTTTTTGACCTGAATGATTCTCTTCTTTGTTTGATCAGATGGGATTAGTTCTATGGCGATTTTCATGATCTACCCAATGAGTATTGGGGTCTGTTTATCTCCTtgattattatctttatttgattcaaatGCGAGCCAGTTTTGTGATTATTTGATGATATTCCAAATTGGtataatgatttgatttatatgatcatttttgttatgattCAATGTGATTCACTCTTATAATGATTTGATTGCCCATCTAGTAAGTATTATGGCTTTGTTTCAGGTACAGTGTGGGTGTTCTTTATGCCCGGTTTTTGATTAGTTTGACAatttttgatttattgattGTTGAAAATTTACAGTCCACcgtataattattttatctgTTCAACAGATTGTCACTCACATTCCAAATGGGGTGAGCCAACAAAATTGAATAGGCAGAATCGATTGTTTCTGACATTAGGATATATTAATAAGCAGCCATTGGATTCATGTATACGCTGCAAACCGACATATGGAACTTGGCCTTATCATATTCATGTCTTTTAATATTGAGATCATGTATGGTATTGGAAGCTTGATGTCATAACTTGCAACTTCCAGGTCAAGCCGTGAGCAATGAATAAATTCTGTACATGGATACAATGAATAACAATTATGTCAGATTGTGTGAAACTAATTTTAGTTTAGTGGACATTCCTCAATATGTTAAATAGATGGTCTAAATGAGATTTTAGTTGGATATGTGTGATTGTTTCATTCTTCCTATTTCAGGGATGAGAAAGGATTGTTTTATGCATTGGACCTTGGTGGAACAAACTTCCGTGTGTTGCGGGTACAATTGGGAGGAAAGGATGGGCGCATTGTTAATCAGGAATTTGTTGAGGTGTCGATTCCCCCAAATTTGATGGTTAAGAGTACAGATGTAAGTATTTGTCCTAGTCCAGAGTGTTGCCATCCTCACTAGTTTGGTACATATATCTTAAAGTCTCAAAAAATGATTGTGGTTTCAGGCACTGTTTGACTATATTGCAACTGAACTTGCAAAATTTGTTGCTAAAGAAGGCCCAGGTTTTCATCTTCCACCTGGTAGGCAGAGGGAACTAGGTTTTACCTTCTCCTTCCCTGTGATGCAAACATCAATCAACTCTGGGAATCTTATTAAGTGGACCAAAGGGTTCTCCATAGATGATACGGTAAATCCTGATTTCTTGTGCCCcttttttataggcaaagaaAGATTTATAAAAGTGTCCAATAAACCAAGGATGTATCCCTAGTACACAAGGGGGTATACAAAGGGCACCAATAGGTAGAGAGGACACGAAAAACGACTTTTTTTGTGTGATTCAACATGCAtaacttcttttgttttttatcaaaGAAATAGATGTAACTCTTTTTGGAACTCGGCATGAAATTTATGCATGTCTTCATCatatgaaattagtttttctATATGTGAACTGTAATTTCTCCTCAACCATATTTTCATGATCCTAGTTAATAATCCTTGTGATTCATTTAATGTTGAGTGGCCTCTCTTATTTCCATGACCCAGGAAACGGGTACTGTTTGACTTTCATAGTCCATTCTCTCAATGTTAACATGGTAAAATATTCACTTCTAATTTTTTATGTCAAAGTGCAAATGGTAGCAGAACTTGTTATTATGATATATTAGTTCAAAGAATCAGTATGGAAGTGGAATGGTTActggaaattatttttgatgcAATTTATGATCAAGACATCACTTAAGGTTGGTTTTTCCTAACTCAAGCACATATCTACTTTTCCCCTTTTATGTTTTGCAAAACGTATCCAGTATCTCCAATTGCTTTTCTTGTCATGGATGATCAATTTCTCAGATAAATTGGATGGTCACTTTGGTGGGCCAACAATTGTTAGTTAGAATTATACTTTTATGCATATCATTGTAGAAGCCGCACACTGTATAATTTGGTTTGTTGCTATGTTCACCATTGTTTGAAGCATGTGACCTTAGACTAAGGTCATATAatgtttaaatttattctagGTTTATCATCCTTGAAGTCCAACAATAATTCCTCTCTACTTTCTGTATAGTCGCTGCCTCACCCCTATCTAGTCTGTAGATTCTATAAACCAAATTGCATCATTGGCAAATAACATTCATCAGAAGTTTACTTTTCTGTTAAATTAGCAGTTATTGAATTAGTATCTGCACCAAGAAGTTTTGAAGTAAACATGGAAACCTGGTATATTTGACAGTTGAAAGGATGATATTGTTCCACTTTGAAGGATAGATTGGCCGTAACTGAAGACAGTATTGTTTTCatgaatgttattttcttaCTCAGCTTCTTTTAATTTCTGGGTGAATAGATTGGCCGAGACGTGGTGGCAGAATTAACAAAGGCCATAGAAAGAAAAGGCGTTGATATGCGTGTGTCAGCTCTTGTAAGTTAAAGTTGGTTGCTTCCCATTAAGAACACTAGCAGGACCTCTATTATGTTGGTTCATGCGAATGATCATTAATCTTTTTCTGGCACttgttattctttatttcaGACATCTTTGTGTCGTAGGATACTTCTCCAAGTTATTATCTTTCAATTTGGAAGTTTTTGATGTACAGTGTTGACTCTAGGTCAATGATACAATTGGAACACTAGCTGGAGGTAGATACTTCAACGATGATGTTGTTGTTGCTGTGATTTTGGGCACTGGATCTAATGCAGCATATGTGGAACGTGCACAAGCCATACCAAAATGGCAGGGTCTTCTACCTAAATCAGGAGATATGGTTAGCAATTCTTTAGTTTCTATTGTTTACTTATTTGATTCTGATGGTCAGATGctatctttctttcttcttcatgattgtgataTGTAAGTAAAATGTTAGTAGGGtttgaaatgaaatttatgaTTGAGATGTATAATTGAAGCACCTCTGATATTTTGCTGTAGGTTATCAACATGGAGTGGGGCAACTTTAGGTCATCACATCTACCATTAACAGAGTATGACCGTGCAATGGATATTGATAGTTTAAACCCTGGTGAACAGGTGattgtatatatttaaatttttgtagttCCTAAGTCTTTGCTTTGCTTCTGTGTTTGTCATGATGCTACACATATTCTAAGATTTTTAATGCTTTTCCACAGATTTTTGAGAAGCTAGTTTCTGGCATGTATTTGGGCGAAATTTTGCGTAGAGTCCTACTCAGGATGGCTGAAGAAGCTGCCTTTTTTGGTGCCACTGTTCCACCAAAACTTAAAATTCCATTCATATTGAGGTATTTCCTCAAATTTATGGGCTATATCCTTGTACCTCGTGTTTTTCTGCAACTAATgtgtttcatttctttcttgcaaTTTGCATGCGATGTCTGTTATgggtcccaaaaaaaaaaaaaaactgatatgCACTGTCTGCATTTGCTCTTTACTTCCAGTTAcctatatttgtttaaaaatgtttcagTCATGTCAGATGTTATAGAACACCTATCACCCAAGGCAAAAACTATAAAGAGAGTCCCTCAAGTGTTTTAATGAGCTCCCCTATTTCAAGGGGTTTTCATATACATAATTTCATGATGTGAATGAACTTTGATACTCTCCTCCATTCAGCAGATTTTATTGAAACTTTCCTTCGACTTTGTCTGTGTGCACAATCccattttaataaaactttggGTTAATTTAGAAGAATAGGATTAACTCGATGTAAAGATTATGAAGATGAAATGAGCCTGAAATTGTATTTTTGAAATGACTGGAAAAGGGAGAGCTCCTTGCGGAAGGTATTAGAATGCCATGATTTGCATTACTTAAGACTCTTAATATAAATGAGAATACTGCAAATATGAAGCTAACAGAGACATTAACAGAGCTtctgaaatttattttgtttgcttaGATTCTCTTTTGCGCTTATATTCAGTATGAAGAATAGAATAGGCAAAATATGTAGTAACATTCTACACTGTGCAATCTGCAGGACACCTGACATGTCATCCATGCATCATGACACATCAGTCAATCTCAAAGTGGTTGGGATCAAAATGAAGGAGATTTTAGGGGTATGACCTTTTCTTGCCTCACAATCTCATAAGGAGTTGctataataacttttatttgcttttcatatttctttctcCAGTGCTTCGTGTTTTCATGGTACTGTGGGAATTATCTTTTATGAGATTTATGCAACTTCATTCTTGGGTTTTTCTGCTCTGCACCATAATCTTGGGGCTGAACTCAAATTTAGCCATTCTCACTTCCTTCTCACCCTCAAACTGCATTCAGTGAACAGCGATAGGAAATGGATCTTAGATGTCACTTTCAAATGTCGCATGTTCAATTTGATTTGCAGTAGCGCCTTTTGCATGGGATAAAGAATTAAACAGTCGGAATTTGTCCATATTCTTGTTCTTGAACAGCACAATGCAACATGTAGGGGTTGATTTGTCCATTCCCAAGTACTTTTTCATGCTAGAAAAAGGATCAAATGGACagaattttttctttatccttTTCTTGAAAACTGCTTCAGGGATTGAACATGAAATTTGTGAGTACTCTCTGTTCAACTGTTGCAGCAACATTCTATGTTTtcatttgctttatttttgtttttgcagatATCTGACACCCCCCTGAAGATGAGAAAAATTGTTGTTCAACTCTGCAACATTGTAGCCACACGTGGGGCTCGCCTTGCAGCTGCTGCTATCTTCGGAGTTCTGAAGAAAATGGGCAGAGATACAGTCAGGCCTGGAGAGAAACAGAAGACTGTCATCGCCATGGATGGTGGATTGTTTGAGCACTACAGTGAATACAGTAAGTGCTTGGAAAACACACTGAGAGAATTGGTTGGAGAGCAAGTTTCGGAGAGCCTCTTCATTGAGCATGCCAATGATGGCTCAGGCATTGGAGCTGCCCTTCTTGCTGCCTCTCATTCCCAGTACATTGGGGTAGAAGAGTCCTGAAAATGGTTGGCAACATTAAGCTTTTTTCTGAAGAAAGTTTCACCTTTTCCTGCAATCTCTCTTCATTTCTCAAACCTTTTCCttcttcacattttccctcatttATTTCTATACTTCAGGTGATTTTTCTAACAAATCCTTAATCTATGGTTCCACAGAATATGTAACAGAAGTGGATTAAATGTATAAAAGCAGGACCTGGGGGCTGCTATGCTCTTCTGTTCTAGCCTGCCATTTTCCCCTTGATTTTGTTCTTCCTGCCAGATTATGGCTACCAATTCTGACATTGATTAATAAGATGgggaatttaaatttttcttcaatacaGACTGTCTGCAGATCACCTTTCTCTATCTTAGTCCTCTAGATTTTGTTCTTTCAATCATACAATTTTTGTGTAGCTTTCTCACTTGGAATTAGCTTGCTGTGGTTCATGGATATGCGCAGCTAGGATTAAGTCGTAAGTTTCAGATGGAAAGTTCGGTTCTGAAAGTTGGATCGAAAGCATATTCACAATCAGAGCACAATGTTGCCTTCACTGGGACATTAACCTGGAGAAAGAATGCTTGCAAGTGTTGAGCATACAAGAACAAGGTCAGTATTGTAGTTCATGCAATTTTTAG is a window from the Vitis riparia cultivar Riparia Gloire de Montpellier isolate 1030 chromosome 9, EGFV_Vit.rip_1.0, whole genome shotgun sequence genome containing:
- the LOC117921685 gene encoding hexokinase-2-like — encoded protein: MGKVAVGAAVIGAAAVVAVTAYIVRRRMRCANGRVKAMEIVKDFEEDCATSYSKLKHVADAMTVEMHAGLASEGGSKLKMLISYVDNLPTGDEKGLFYALDLGGTNFRVLRVQLGGKDGRIVNQEFVEVSIPPNLMVKSTDALFDYIATELAKFVAKEGPGFHLPPGRQRELGFTFSFPVMQTSINSGNLIKWTKGFSIDDTIGRDVVAELTKAIERKGVDMRVSALVNDTIGTLAGGRYFNDDVVVAVILGTGSNAAYVERAQAIPKWQGLLPKSGDMVINMEWGNFRSSHLPLTEYDRAMDIDSLNPGEQIFEKLVSGMYLGEILRRVLLRMAEEAAFFGATVPPKLKIPFILRTPDMSSMHHDTSVNLKVVGIKMKEILGISDTPLKMRKIVVQLCNIVATRGARLAAAAIFGVLKKMGRDTVRPGEKQKTVIAMDGGLFEHYSEYSKCLENTLRELVGEQVSESLFIEHANDGSGIGAALLAASHSQYIGVEES